In the Xiphias gladius isolate SHS-SW01 ecotype Sanya breed wild chromosome 7, ASM1685928v1, whole genome shotgun sequence genome, CCGTTAAAGCAGCGAGCCGTTCGCAAAGAGAAGGCGTGAAACTGTCAAAGCTAAATAGGTTAACTCAGCTAACGTTTGCTAGCACGCTAGCCAGCTAGCTGGCTCGTTGAACCCACTCAGGTTAGCTACCTCGCCAGCCATGTcgtccccctcctcctcctccaggcgCCAGTGGTGCTACCTGTGCGACCTGCCAAAGATGCCATGGACTGTGGTGTGGGACTTCAGCGAGGTGGTTTGCCGTGGCTGTGTGAACTACGAGGGAGCAAATCAGATTGAATTCCTCATAGCGAGCGCCCGGCAGCTGAAACGGACTCACGGGATGCAGGACGGCAACGTCAGGTCACCTGGTCCCTCGCCCAATAAACACGGCACATCTGGCAGAGGAGAGGCAGCGGCAGACGGAGGGAGGCCGCACACCGACCGCTTCgacaggggagggagaggagaaagcacCGGGTCAGCTGTTCGCGTGCCGCCCAACGGGCTGCACCGTGACGGGCAGACGCCTCAAGAAGTGAACCGTCAGAGCCCCAGCGGCAGCCGGAGACCCATGCTAGGCGCTGCAATCCCTCCGAGTCTAGTAACTCAGAGTATCGCAGGGATTCCCCATGGGCTGCTCACGGGCATGCCGGCGGGTCTCACCGCTAGGACAGCCCCCATGAGTAGCCCCATGATCTTCCCTGCCCCGGTGCTGGCCGAGATGAGCCGCAGGCAGCTGGGCATAGGAATGGGGATAGCCCCTTTTATCACTCCGGAGCTGGAGCGAGAGCTCAGTTCGTCTCAGAACCAGCCCAAGACACAGACGCAGGTCCACACTGCTGTGGCTGGCAGCAGCGCCAGCAAAAGTACCGGCCTCCCTTCTTCGTCCTCCTCAATGGCGGGAGGTGTGAGCCAGACGAGCCCCAAGCCTGCCTCATCCCCAGCCAGGCAGCCACGCCCCCTAGCCGCGAGGTCCGGAGGGGAGCCACTGGGATCCAGCACCTCAGCAGAGGCGGCCACCACAGCTGCAGCGTTACCCCACAGTGGTGCCTCTGAGCTGGGATCAGCGTCCACCAGCAACACCCATTCAACTGGAAACACTCTGTCCTGTACCTTGTGTCACGAGAGGCTGGAAGACACACACTTTGTTCAGTGTCCATCAGTGCCAGGACataggtttgtgtgtttgctgtatttgaaatgtttttaaggTGGTGTTATATTATGAAATGAATAGCCTAAAACGATTTGTGGATTCATGTCTCCATGAATGAGATCCTTAATTTTTTAGGCTTTTAGTTAGACCATGTAAGCAGTTTAAGACTGCACTTTAGGCTCtggtcattttttatttcttgacattttataaactaaaacataatAAGTTACTTGAACAAATAATTAGTTATTACTGAAAAATAACTGTCATTTGTTGGTGTTCCTAATAATTATGTCGCAGTGAAAGTTGGACTAACCTGTCTTTTCTACCTCCACCAAATGTAGGTTCTGCTTCCCCTGCACCAGGGTGTACATCCAGAGCCGACGGGGAGATGGGGAGGTGTACTGCCCCAGCGGAGAGCGCTGTCCATTGGATAACTCTCCAAACAGTCCCCCTTGGGCCTTCATGCAGGGAGAGGTATCCACCATACTGGGCACTGCTGGAGCGGGAGCAGGAGCTGCATCAGCTGCTGCATCTGTTGCCGGGTCGGGGCCAGGAGCCGCAGCTGCGTCCGGAGCCGGGAGTGGTGCTGCCAGTGGAGCCGGATCTGGGAGTGGAGATGTCACtgtcaagaaggagagagagacgtgATGGTGATTTCCATGGAAACCAAGACCCAACACAGCAACAGGCAGGTCCACAGACATCTGATCACCCATTGTCTGAAGTCTGTCAGCATTTTACCAGAAAGCCCCTTAATTTACTCCATATTCAAGTGTTGCATTTGCCAGACTTAAGTCTCTGACAACAAACTAAAAGTTCTGAA is a window encoding:
- the irf2bp1 gene encoding interferon regulatory factor 2-binding protein 1 gives rise to the protein MSSPSSSSRRQWCYLCDLPKMPWTVVWDFSEVVCRGCVNYEGANQIEFLIASARQLKRTHGMQDGNVRSPGPSPNKHGTSGRGEAAADGGRPHTDRFDRGGRGESTGSAVRVPPNGLHRDGQTPQEVNRQSPSGSRRPMLGAAIPPSLVTQSIAGIPHGLLTGMPAGLTARTAPMSSPMIFPAPVLAEMSRRQLGIGMGIAPFITPELERELSSSQNQPKTQTQVHTAVAGSSASKSTGLPSSSSSMAGGVSQTSPKPASSPARQPRPLAARSGGEPLGSSTSAEAATTAAALPHSGASELGSASTSNTHSTGNTLSCTLCHERLEDTHFVQCPSVPGHRFCFPCTRVYIQSRRGDGEVYCPSGERCPLDNSPNSPPWAFMQGEVSTILGTAGAGAGAASAAASVAGSGPGAAAASGAGSGAASGAGSGSGDVTVKKERET